From the genome of Deltaproteobacteria bacterium:
AATACTGGACGCTATTGATGGAATCATGGTTGCCCGCGGTGACCTGGGAGTTGAAACTCCTATCGAAAAGGTCCCGATAACGCAAAAAATAATTATTAGCAAGTCAAATGAGATTGGAAAGACTGTGATTACGGCTACTCATATGCTGAAATCGATGGTACACGACATGAGACCGACCAGGGCTGAGGTTGCCGACGTAGCTAACGCGATTCTGGACGGTACAGACGCTGTAATGCTTTCCGAGGAAACGGCAATCGGCGAATATCCGGATCAGGCGGTGAAAATTCTGGCTAAAATCGCAAAAACCATGGAATCCAGCTCTTTATTCCAGACTCTGGTCGATAAATTCAGGAATTTTTCCACTGATAGCGATCGTGAAGCTCTGGGGCTTGGGGTGTGCAACGTAGCTGAAGATATAAAAGCATCAGCAATCATTACCTACACCAAATCAGGCTATACGGCAAAAACCATCTCCAGGTATCGTCCCAAACAGATCATTATAGCTATCACGCCATCAGTTGATACATACAGATACCTGCCTGGCGTATGGGGAGTTATTCCAGTTTTGACCCAAAACGATGAGGAGCAATACCTAACCCCCGAGAATATGATTAGAACTGCACTAAAATCTAAAGTTATTAAAGCCGGAGATAATGTTGTTATCACGGATGAAGCTGGTATGAGTATTCATACTGTAGAATAACGTCCTGTAATTAAAAATATAAGCTTTGAAGCTCACCAGAGATTATAAAACTGTGAAATATGGTTACGGCAGACCGAAAAAAATTTCCACAGCTCAAATTCCCCGCCTCAATTTAAGTTATAATCTTTTAGGAATCGCGACTTTTTTATAAAATATTAGGGAAACTATAAATGCTCGCTGAACAACTCCGGCACTGGGCCGAGAAACAGCCCGATAAGACAGCCCTACAGCTAAGGGACTCCGAAGGCGCATATTCCACAATCAGCTACCGCGACCTATACCAAAATTGTCTCAAGCTAAAATTAAAACTGGAGTCTATGGGATATAAACCGGGCGATCGTATTTCGGTATATGGCGACAACTCTCCCGACTGGGTTATATCTTACATCGCTGTCCACTTCGCAGGCGTTATTCTGGTACCGCTTGACGCCCTGCTCGGCCCTCAGGATATTTTCAATTTTCTGAGTTTCTCGGAGGCAAAAGCCGTAATAACCGACCAATCGCATATAGATAAACTCAAAGAAGAATTAACGACAAGAGGCTCAGATATTGAAGTCATCCCTATGGAATCGATAGTTAACGGGTCCGAAGAAAAGCGATCAGGCGAGCCTCATATACCGGACCCGGATGATCTGGTAGCCATATTGTTTACCTCCGGCACTACAGGGACTCCAAAAGGCGTTCAGTTATCGAACAATAATGTTTTCGGCAACGTAAGGGCAATATTGAAATCAGTCGATGTGAGGCCACGGGACAACATCTTAAATATTCTTCCTCTTCATCACGGATACTCATCTATAGTAGCCTTACTGTCCCCTCTTTGGGCAGGCGCTACCGTTACATTTTCAGAGTCAATTAAAAGCACCGACCTGATTGCATGTATAAGAGAAACAAAAGTCACAATTTTCCCTGGAGTGCCGAGGTTATTCGAGCTTCTGTATAACGAAATAGACAGCAGAGTGAGACGCTTGCCTTTGCTGCAAAAGACTTTATTTAAAAGTATGTTCAAAATATCGGAATTCAGCTGGAAATCAATAAATGTGAGATTGGGAAAATTGTTTTTCGGACAAATTCACGAACCGTTCGGCGGGCAATTTCGTTTTTTTACATCAGGGGGCGCCAAGCTCGACCCTAAAATATATAGCAGCTTTCTCAGCCTCGGTTTCAAGATAGCCGAGGGATACGGACTCACCGAAACCTCCGCTGTTTCGACACTGACGTCGCCTGATAACCCCAATCCGGGAAGCGCGGGAAAACCGCTGCCGGGGGTTGAAATCAGGATCGATAACCCGGAGGAGTCCGGAACGGGAGAGGTATGCATAAGAGGACCGAATGTCACTAGAGGCTATTACAAGAACGAGAGCGCTACTAACGAACTGATAAGAAACGGGTGGCTTTTTTCCGGGGATCTGGGGAGATTGGATTCGGGGAATAATCTCTTTATTACCGGAAGGGCCAAAGAGGTGATAGTTCTTCCCTCGGGCAAGAATATATATCCTGAGGATGTGGAAAACCTGTATAAAAAGAGCTCACTCATAAAGGAGCTTTGCGTCATACCCTCGAAGTCGGACTCCGGCAGCATTAAAGGTCTCGGCATGGTAGTAGTCCCCGACATGAAAGAGGCAAGAGACAGAGACGTTCTTGATATACGGGAAAGAATACGTACTACCATCTCAATGACGGGGTCGAGCCTGCCCTCATATATGCAGATATCCGAGGTTCTTATTTACACTGACGAACTGCCGAAGACAAGATTGGGCAAGTTCAGGAGAGGTGAAATTGAGGAGATAGCAGCCGAGCTAAAGGCGGGCGAGCAACCGAGGGAAACATTCCTCACACCCAAGGCGATAGAGCTCCTGAACAAGCCCGAAGCCCTAAGATTCCTGAAACACTTTACCGAGATAACCGAAGTCGAGGGACCTTTTCATCCGAGCGACGACCTCACACTGGACCTCGGACTCGATTCCCTTACGCTTGTCGAGATCACAGCTTTACTTGAAAAGGAGTTCGGAGTTTTGATAACGGAAAGAGACATTTCAGACATCCGCACAATCGGGGACATACTCAAAAGACTACCCGAATCACAACCGACAATTACTGAAGAAGATAGAAATCTAAAAACTTTATTCGAACGGGAAGAAACCGAATCAATAGATGATATTTTTAATTTGAACCGGGGCATTTTTAAAAGAGCGGCTATGAGAATAATACAGATCCTGGTCAGGGTAATCGTAAAAATCACATTCAGGGCCAGCATCAAAAAAGTTAACAAGATACCTAGGAATAAAGCGGTTTTGATATGTCCCAACCACCAGAGCTTCATAGATCCTGTACTGATTTTTGCCCTTCTGCCCGGCGACATGCTTGAAAAACTTCTTTTCACAGGCTTCGGCGAGTACTTTAGCAAGCCCCCGCTTTCCTGGATCGTGCATCCCTTGAGAGTAATACTGACGGGTACCAGCAGAACGTACGCCGACTCCCTGAGACTGGCGTCACAGGGGCTGAGACGCGGCATGTCCGTCTGCATCTTTCCGGAGGGGGCGCGCACGAGTACCGGAAGTATAATGGAGCCCAGGATAGGGACGGGTTTATTGAGCGTGGAAACAAACACTCCTATCATTCCGATTTATATCGACGGCGCAACCAAAACACTCTCCCCCGTAAACCCCGATCTTAATTTCCCGAAGGTGACTCTTACCGTGATGGACCCGATAGAACCCGCAGTGGGTAAAAAGGACGCAAAGGATTTATATCAGGAGACTGTTAACAAGTGGATGGAAGAGATGAAAAGAATTGAAGAGAACACGGGGCGATAAACATAATTACGAGAAGGCTTAGTCCGGCTCCCGGTTAACATTCAGGCCCAAAGATTCGGAGCCACAAATCAGCGCTCAGCAGGATTACAAGCGGCTAAATGTGTGAATAATTTCAAGGGCTTAGTTGCCCGTGCTCGCTTTAAGAACCTTGCCGCCCATAACCTGACTCGACGCGCTCTACAAAGTATATTTGTCTCATGCGGAGATTTAGTCTTGCTTGGCATGCCACTTGTATATATAGAATTGATAGCATATCTCTACTATTTATAATGTCTTTTATAGATAAGGCCAGAATATTCGAGCCTGTAAAATTCACGGAATTACAAATTAATGCTAACCTAACTTACGGGAACAAAAATTTATTAACGCCAATATCGTTCGATGAAAAAGGCGGAGCAAAAAAATAAAATGTCAAAAATCGAACCTGGGAATTCACGAGTACTGGTTCTCGGAGCCTCAGGTTATGTAGGCGCGAGACTCGTTCCGGAGCTCCTCAACAGCGGTTATTCGGTTAGAGCATGCAGCAGGTCTATCGATAAACTTGAAAAAAGACCCTGGAGTAACAAAAAAAATCTTGAGTTGGCCGAGTTTGATATATTTGATGAGGACTCGTTAATAAATGTAACTCAGGGCTGCGACGCCGCATATTATCTTATTCATTCGATGAACCCGAACAAAGAGGATTTTGCGGAAGCGGATAGAAAAGCAGCTCAGAACATGGTTAAGGTTGCCGAGCGATGCGGATTAAAGAGAATAATATATCTCGGCGGGCTGGGCGACAAGGATACGACAATCAGTAAACACCTTCTGTCCCGAATTGAAGTGGGGGAAATACTGCAATCGGGAAAAGTTCCGACAACCGTTTTTCGGGCGGCAATGATCATAGGAGCGGGAAGCGCGTCATTCGAGATACTTAGGTATCTCGTAGAACGCCTGCCAATCATGATAACCCCGAAGTGGGTCCGTATAGAATCTCAGCCGATAGCGATAAGAAACGCTTTGTATTACCTGGTTAAATGTTTGAAGACGGAATCCACAACGGGAAATTCATACGACATCGGAGGCCCGAAAGTCCTGAGCTATCAGAGTCTTATGCATACATACTCCAGGGAAGCGGGTCTGTCGAGGAGATGGATTATTCCCGCTCCGGTTCTAACGCCAAAATTGAGCTCATACTGGATTCATCTGGTAACACCGATTAACGCAGCGATTGCCAGACCCCTGGCTCAGGGTTTAAGCAGTAAAGTGGTTTGTCTTGAGAACAGAATACACAATGAAATATCGCAGGATTTGCTGGATTGCAGACAAGCGATAAAGCTCGCTCTCGACGAGGCGCAGCATAATTTAGTGAAAGATATTAACGAACAAACTGACGTTATTCCCCCGCCTGAATGGACTTATCCGGGAGACGACGCCTGGGCCGGCGGCAAGGTTTTTGAAGACCACCGAGTAGTCAGAATCAAGGCAAGCCCACAGCAGGTTTGGCAGCCTCTGTTAAATATCGGAGGTAGAAATGGATGGTACTATGCGGATTGGCTCTGGAAACTAAGAGGCTCAATAGACAATCTGATCGGCGGTGTCGGAATGAGACAAGGAAGGACCGACCCTCATCATCTTAATGAAGGGGACATGGTGGATTTCTGGCGAATAAAGGAAGTCAGGAACTATAAAAGGCTCTTATTAAAAGCCGAGATGAAATTACCCGGGAGCGCGATTCTGGACTTCTCTATTCTTCCAAAGGAAGACGGGACCGTGGAGCTTCATCAAATTGCAAGATTTATTCCCCGCGGCCTGGGCGGCATATTATACTGGTATTCTGTATCCCCTCTTCACCATCTGATATTCAACGGCATGCTCACCAGGATTGCTAAGTCGGTAGGGAAGCCCATGATCAAAGGCCCGGTTGTATATATTCACGAGCCGCTATGACAATATCAATCAAATCAGTATGCCGGATAAGATAATAATCAATACGTTCATAATTTAATCTCCTTCACTGTTCTTGTTTTAGCATCAGTTCAAAGACCAAATTCAGTTCATCCCTATAGTCGGGCTTCTCACAATACTTAATCATGACCGTTTTCAGTCAAGGGTCTGCCGCTCCAGTGTCCATTAACGGCGAATGAGGAAACCGGGTTACGCTTTAACCGTGTGAGCTGCCTTAGAGGTTTACCGAGCGGTATAATTGCGCTTACCGCGAAATGATCCGGGATGCCAAGAAGCTCTCGTAATTCCGGTTCACGGGAAATAGCTAAGGTAGTTATATTACCGCCATATCCCTCGTTTCGAGCAGCAAGCAGGATATTCCAGACAAAAGGATAAATAGAAGCCCCGCTGACTACGCCGATTCGAGTGAGGTTCTGATCCACAGAAGCGACAACCCTGAGATCAACACACACAACCAGCACTAAAGCAGCATCCAAATATATTTTTGTTAAATGGGTCGGGGCCGGAATGGAATCTATCGTCTCGGAATCGACCTTTGACGGGACTATGGTATTCCAGGGGTTTTCACCCGCCTCCAGCTGTGCCGCGTATCTCTTCGCGGCGGGCGCGGCCAGGTCAGCCAGAGCCTTCCTCGTTTTCTTCTCTCGTATAATAATCACACGCCATCCCTGTCTGTTTCCACCGCTTGGAGCGAAACGCGCGTTATCGAGAATTTTGTAGAGAGTGGAATCGGATATAGGATCTTTGGTAAATTCTCTCGCGGCAAAAGCCGTGCGCATTACCTCATAAAGTTCCATAATTAATCCTCCTGGAGATAAGTTATGGACAGGCATGTCCAGAACAACCACAGTCCATGCGTAATACAAACCGTATATTGAATTCGACAGAAGTTGGACCATTTTTCATATATTTATATAGTATGCACGCCTCCTTACTTAGTTTTCTGACTGCTTGCAGATACAATATTCTGTCTAAGTTTTCTATGAGAAGTATTTCAAACAAAAGATCTCTTCCGTTCATCTTTTCCATATCTATGAAGCTCCGGTCTATTCTTACGTTCCTCCTTAAGGATAATGATGAAATACATTTGCGCCAGATATTAACAAAAAGCTTAATACGTAAATATTGGCGAACCCCCGACCTAGTGGTTAACAGAGCTTCAATTTGAAGTTGTGCTAATTTGTGTTGTGTTGTTCCATCAAGCATAACTCCCTTTAATCATAGGTTTATATATATCTTAATTACGAACTCGCTTTGTGTTTAATGGTGTGGGATTATGATAGAATGTAAAGCTGACTGTAGCCAGAACTGTAGCCGACCATAAAATAATTATAATGAATAAGAAAAAGCTCAAACTATACATATACCCTGAAATTACCAAAGATGAGTTTCTATTGAGGATAAGAAATGACCCCTTCTGTATTTATAATGACCCTCTAATTAAGCGTGCTATTCATGTGTTACATCATTGTTGCCTTTTATATGATAAGAGGGAAATGGCTAAGAATATATTCAAGTCGGCTGGATTGAATGCATTCATTCCAGAATATGCTAAAGGACGTAAAAGTAGTGATAAAAACTTGGCTAGAGTCAAATCACGAAAATTATATACTGAAATTGAGACGTACAAATTCAAGTTAGCTTCGTTCTTAAATAAAAGATACACTCGTGAAAATCAATTACAAAAGAGAAAAGACATTCAAGAAGCATTTAAAAGTATCTTTGGATACGAGCCATCTACAGAGAATTTAAACTTCCTAACCCATGGAGAGCATGATAAAGATAAGGTAGCAATAGCTATAGGATTATACTGCTTGAATAATAATTTCAAAGACAAATACGAATCTGTAAAAAAGAGATATTATAAAATCAGCAAGACAAAAGAAACCATATTTAAGAGGGAGGCTCCAAGGATATTGAAAGACAGAGCTTGGCTGAGATATCTTATCAAGAATAAAATTAATCCTTCTCAGTATCTTGTCCGTAATTAGGAATGCACTTCTTCTGGCCAATAATTCATGATGCCCTGCTTTAAATTGTGAAGAAAATATTTCAATTTTCTTCACAATATTGATTACACCACTTCACGTAAACTAATGCCTCATAAAACAAAACGGAGGTCAATCATGTATCAAGATAGACTTTGGGATATGAGGCAATTAATGGAAGCATATCCAGCTTTCAAAGAATGGGGTGTACGTTGGCTTGTCCGTCATAGACGTATACCTGTAGTGAGAATAGGTCGACGTATATACTTCGACCCAGAAGATATCAATCGCTGGGTTGAAAAAAATAAAATTTCCGAACTAGGAGATGAAAATGCCTAAAAAAATAAAAAGCCCCAGCGCCAAACTGAGGCTTAAAAAAACTCACATTAAATTTATTTTATCACGAGTTAAGTCTAAAGAAAATAAGCTCGCAATTCAATTTGCGACTTTATTTAGGGGCAGAGAAGACGCATGGGGGAGACTCAGAGGAGGTTGCGTGAGAGAAGAGCTGAATAAATCTCATTATCTAAGACATCTAAACGGTGAAGAGTCGCTAGGTATCTACCCTGTACTTGATGACGGTAATTGTTATTTTGCGTTGTTTGACCTCGACTTCAGGTCTGACCCGAATGCGAAGAAACGAGCAAAAAAAGAGGCTCGAAGGTTATACATTAAATTATCACAGATTGGCTTTAAGCCTATGCTAGAGATTAGTAAATCGGGCCTAGTTCATGTGTGGGTATTATTTTCAGAACCTGTGCCAGCCAGAAAAGTCAGAGTGATTTTTCGGACCATAGCTAATATGCTTAATCTCCCTATTCGTGATGGCCACGTGGAAGTTTTTCCGAAGCAGGACTCAATAACACCACCGGGAGTAGGCCATTATATCAATTTACCCTACTTCGGAACTCTTACGCGGGAACCAGAAAATAGGGTTATGGTCGATTTTAAGTATTTTAGACCACTAGGCTTTGAAAAATATCTCAAAATCGCGAGGGAAAATAGAACATCCAGAGAAACTCTAGATAATGCCTATAATAAACTGGTGCCTAAGACATCACATACATGGGCAGACAGAAAAGAGATGATTATCGAAATCCTTTCGGGCAATTGGTCTGAAGGGCAAAGACAAAACTTAGCCCTGTATTTTGCCGGATTTGCACGAAAGCATAATATTAGCTGGGCTGATACAAGAGAAATAATTCTCGGCGCAGCTTCTAACTGCGGTGATGACGAAACTCGACAGAGATTGGACGCGATAAAAAGTACTTATAATAAAAAGTTGAAAGATGCCTCTATCAAAGGTTACACCGGACTACAAGAAATTCTATCGTCCGATAAATTGAAGGAGCTCACCGAGCTGGTAAAATCTCGACAATATACAAATTATGATTTAAAGCCGACTCCGTTACGAGATTTTATGGGGTACGAACCGCCGACAATCAGGTGGATAGTCGATAAAATGATTGTAGAGGGAAGTCTGGTGTTGCTCGTGGGCAAGCCGAAGCTCGGGAAATCCATCTTTGCGCTTAATATAGGCTTGTCAGTAGCGCAAGGAGAACTGTTTTTACAGAATGCGACAACCAGAGGAAAAGTCTTGTATCTGGCCTTAGAGGATAGACCCCGACTAATTAATAAGAGGCTCTGGCAGATACTACAGAGTCGAGAGGACATTGATATCGATTTTATATGTAAACCTGTATTGCTCGACTCACAAGAGCAGAGAGACAGCCTGAAAGCCCTTATAGAGGAGAGAGATTATAAACTTGTTATAATCGACCCTCTTATCGAGTCTTATAATGCAGCTGACGAAAACAACGCAAACGATATGGCTAGAGTGTTAAGACCTATCAGAGAAATCGTACAAAGTACGAGTTGCTCATGCCTTGTTATTCACCATACTCGAAAATCAGAAGGTATAAGTGGAGAAGTTATCCGAGGCTCGTCAGCTATCCTCGGTGCAGTTGACGGAGCGATATTGTTAAAAGAAATTCGTGGTCAGGGGAAAAATATATCTATAGAAACCATCATCAGGGACGCTGAATCCGGAGAATTGAAAGAGGCGGAATTGAAGGGGGACCTGAGGTGGGAGCTCAAAGGGAAATATCCGGATATACAGAAACTGACTACTAATGAAAGGATTAAAAATCAGCTGAAATCAGGTAAGAAAGGTATTAGAGGAATAAGTAAGTCCCTTGGCTTAGAATACGAAGCTACTAAAAAGGCATTACAAACCATGGTTGAAGAGGGAGTCGTAATACGACTTCCTCAAGGGAAAAACCGTAAGGCTGGTAATCTATACATGCTGGCATCACAAATTTCCCAAGAAAAACTCCCAAGAGAAAAAAGTAACGATTCAGGTAAGTTATACGACAAACACGAGCTCTTGGGAAAACTAAAAGTAGCGGTAAGAAATAAACGACTACGCCAGAGAAATAGTCATTCGGAGCATCATTGAAAATAACATTAAAAAAATGAGCGTTATGAAAGTAGGGAAAATAAATAAGCTACGAACTCAACGAGATATAATAAAAATAATAGGTCTAGTTATCAATAATAAACTCCACCCTGCAAGTCTGTCGAAGGAAGAGCAGACGCTTATTATTGAATTCCTGCGTTATGAGGAAAACTTCACTATAGCCAAGATAGCGGCCCTATTAGGTCTTCACAGAGACACAGTACGGTCCCGATTGAAGAAAATAGACGAGGCTATGAGGGCCAGACTAATCGCAAGGGGCTTCGACCCCTGGACCGTGATTTCAGAGCTGTTTCGAGTAAAGGCAGTGGTACAGTCTAAAGCCGCACAAATGGCTGACTGGGGACTCATATGGAAAACTGAGATGGATACTATGGATAAGCTCTTGAAAATCGGTTTGATAAAAGAACATGAGCCGGACGAGATTTTAAACGGTGAAGAAGCCGAGGAATACGCACACGCCAAATTCGATAAAAAAACGCTCATGAACAAGCTTAAGGAAATGAGAGAGGCGTGAAACAAGGCCCGCTGATAAATTATATTTACGCCGAGAAATTTTAGGATTTTCGGATTATGATACTCCTAATATAACACCCGTATTCACTGAATAGAATCGGATTTTCACATCATTTATGCCGAATAATTCACAGGAGATTGACACTGAGGAGAGTCTTATGAGATAATCGATTAGGTCGGTTCTTATTCTGTCGATACTTTTCATACTGATGTATGAGGTGGTTAAGATGGGGTTTGTATGTGGTAAGTGTGATTATGAAACCGAAGACAATATCTCTTCTTGCCCTCAGTGCGCAGACGTAGAAGAAATAAATCAAACCACCTATTCCAAATTAAGAGGCATCCTCGATAATACGAAAGAGTTTGTCTCATTAAAAAGTAATGAATTTGTAGACAAGAATCCAAAACTTAAAGAGCATGCGAAAAAGATATCCGAAGAAGTTTCTACAAGGTTTGTCGAATCAGGTGCGCAGAGACATATACATACTATAAAAACGAAGTCAGGGGAAACCCTAGATGTAATAAGCGGCCAGGCTATGTATGAGTTGGTTCAGGAAAGATTATCGCTTCAGGATAGGTATAACGACCTCTTAGCCACTAAACTTCAAGAAGCCTTAGAGAGAATCTCGGAACTAGAGAAAAAAATCTCAGAATTAAATTCGTCTGAAATTCCGGATAAAAAATGAACATACATAAATTCGACTTATTGTACGGGTCCGCTATTAAGAATAGCGAGAGAATATTCGAGCATTGGGACAATGAGAAAAGGGTTGATGAGCTTCTGAATACACCAATTGCTCCGGGAGTAGTTTTATTCGATGTGCTTCACGGAGACCAAATCCTAGACCAGATAAAACCTGAGCTGAAAGAGGCCTTTACAGCCCTTATGAAGGATAAGGCTGATACATACGAGGAAATTCGAGCACTAATATACGAAAAAATAGAACTCGGTGATAACTCTATTGAGGGTTTTATAAATAAAATTGTAGGACAGGTCGGTGAAAACAGATTTATCGATGAGGCTGAGAAAATCGGTCTTGATGCGAGATTGGCGGAATCTGGCAGCCAAAAAGGTTGGGATGCTGTGCTACCTACGTCGGAGGGCACAAAGGAGTATGTGCAAGTTAAACTATATTCCGAACCTTCTTCGGTAATTCGTGAGATAAAAGAAGTTAATGATAAGCTTCAGCTTGGAGAAATTACAGACGGGGACCAGATAGTTAATTCTATAGATTTCGCAGTACCTGAGGATATCCATGAAGAGGTTGTCGAAATGGTAAATGAACTGGATTTAGAGACTAAAATTTACAAGATTGATATTACTAGCAGTGAAGCAAGAGACATGACCGAGTTGGGTTTCGGCTTCTCGGCTAATGCCAGTGAAGCTTTAGAAAATTTTTTCACAGAAATTATAGGTTCAAGTATTACTGCAGCTTCACTCCATGTCTTAGCGAACGCTTTCTTAATGTATAAAGGAGCAAAAAATTCAGAACAATTTATACACGACACTCTTGAACAAACGGCTATATCCTCAGGAGCAATTTCTACAGGTATGGCTGTCGAACTAATGCTAACAAATATAGCTAGAATTGGAGGTTTACCCTCTTATGTTCTTGTTTTAGGTACAACTATAACAATACGGCAA
Proteins encoded in this window:
- the pyk gene encoding pyruvate kinase — protein: MIKTKIICTIGPATSSPKMLSKLIQSGMNVARLNFSHGTHSEHKERIDTIRRISDDLNKPVAILQDLAGPKIRIGGIKSGSVILESGSDFTLTSRSVPGDENEVSVNYKKLPTKVNARDTLLLSDGSIELKVIETSKEDIICRVITGGKLSSKKGINIPAHSLDISSFTNKDKKDLDFGIKTGIDMIALSFVRNARDVEKVKRYLKKKKSTLPVIAKIETLPAIDNIDEILDAIDGIMVARGDLGVETPIEKVPITQKIIISKSNEIGKTVITATHMLKSMVHDMRPTRAEVADVANAILDGTDAVMLSEETAIGEYPDQAVKILAKIAKTMESSSLFQTLVDKFRNFSTDSDREALGLGVCNVAEDIKASAIITYTKSGYTAKTISRYRPKQIIIAITPSVDTYRYLPGVWGVIPVLTQNDEEQYLTPENMIRTALKSKVIKAGDNVVITDEAGMSIHTVE
- a CDS encoding AMP-binding protein, which codes for MLAEQLRHWAEKQPDKTALQLRDSEGAYSTISYRDLYQNCLKLKLKLESMGYKPGDRISVYGDNSPDWVISYIAVHFAGVILVPLDALLGPQDIFNFLSFSEAKAVITDQSHIDKLKEELTTRGSDIEVIPMESIVNGSEEKRSGEPHIPDPDDLVAILFTSGTTGTPKGVQLSNNNVFGNVRAILKSVDVRPRDNILNILPLHHGYSSIVALLSPLWAGATVTFSESIKSTDLIACIRETKVTIFPGVPRLFELLYNEIDSRVRRLPLLQKTLFKSMFKISEFSWKSINVRLGKLFFGQIHEPFGGQFRFFTSGGAKLDPKIYSSFLSLGFKIAEGYGLTETSAVSTLTSPDNPNPGSAGKPLPGVEIRIDNPEESGTGEVCIRGPNVTRGYYKNESATNELIRNGWLFSGDLGRLDSGNNLFITGRAKEVIVLPSGKNIYPEDVENLYKKSSLIKELCVIPSKSDSGSIKGLGMVVVPDMKEARDRDVLDIRERIRTTISMTGSSLPSYMQISEVLIYTDELPKTRLGKFRRGEIEEIAAELKAGEQPRETFLTPKAIELLNKPEALRFLKHFTEITEVEGPFHPSDDLTLDLGLDSLTLVEITALLEKEFGVLITERDISDIRTIGDILKRLPESQPTITEEDRNLKTLFEREETESIDDIFNLNRGIFKRAAMRIIQILVRVIVKITFRASIKKVNKIPRNKAVLICPNHQSFIDPVLIFALLPGDMLEKLLFTGFGEYFSKPPLSWIVHPLRVILTGTSRTYADSLRLASQGLRRGMSVCIFPEGARTSTGSIMEPRIGTGLLSVETNTPIIPIYIDGATKTLSPVNPDLNFPKVTLTVMDPIEPAVGKKDAKDLYQETVNKWMEEMKRIEENTGR
- a CDS encoding SDR family oxidoreductase; this translates as MSKIEPGNSRVLVLGASGYVGARLVPELLNSGYSVRACSRSIDKLEKRPWSNKKNLELAEFDIFDEDSLINVTQGCDAAYYLIHSMNPNKEDFAEADRKAAQNMVKVAERCGLKRIIYLGGLGDKDTTISKHLLSRIEVGEILQSGKVPTTVFRAAMIIGAGSASFEILRYLVERLPIMITPKWVRIESQPIAIRNALYYLVKCLKTESTTGNSYDIGGPKVLSYQSLMHTYSREAGLSRRWIIPAPVLTPKLSSYWIHLVTPINAAIARPLAQGLSSKVVCLENRIHNEISQDLLDCRQAIKLALDEAQHNLVKDINEQTDVIPPPEWTYPGDDAWAGGKVFEDHRVVRIKASPQQVWQPLLNIGGRNGWYYADWLWKLRGSIDNLIGGVGMRQGRTDPHHLNEGDMVDFWRIKEVRNYKRLLLKAEMKLPGSAILDFSILPKEDGTVELHQIARFIPRGLGGILYWYSVSPLHHLIFNGMLTRIAKSVGKPMIKGPVVYIHEPL
- a CDS encoding nitroreductase family protein, producing MELYEVMRTAFAAREFTKDPISDSTLYKILDNARFAPSGGNRQGWRVIIIREKKTRKALADLAAPAAKRYAAQLEAGENPWNTIVPSKVDSETIDSIPAPTHLTKIYLDAALVLVVCVDLRVVASVDQNLTRIGVVSGASIYPFVWNILLAARNEGYGGNITTLAISREPELRELLGIPDHFAVSAIIPLGKPLRQLTRLKRNPVSSFAVNGHWSGRPLTENGHD
- a CDS encoding helix-turn-helix domain-containing protein, translated to MYQDRLWDMRQLMEAYPAFKEWGVRWLVRHRRIPVVRIGRRIYFDPEDINRWVEKNKISELGDENA
- a CDS encoding AAA family ATPase, whose amino-acid sequence is MPKKIKSPSAKLRLKKTHIKFILSRVKSKENKLAIQFATLFRGREDAWGRLRGGCVREELNKSHYLRHLNGEESLGIYPVLDDGNCYFALFDLDFRSDPNAKKRAKKEARRLYIKLSQIGFKPMLEISKSGLVHVWVLFSEPVPARKVRVIFRTIANMLNLPIRDGHVEVFPKQDSITPPGVGHYINLPYFGTLTREPENRVMVDFKYFRPLGFEKYLKIARENRTSRETLDNAYNKLVPKTSHTWADRKEMIIEILSGNWSEGQRQNLALYFAGFARKHNISWADTREIILGAASNCGDDETRQRLDAIKSTYNKKLKDASIKGYTGLQEILSSDKLKELTELVKSRQYTNYDLKPTPLRDFMGYEPPTIRWIVDKMIVEGSLVLLVGKPKLGKSIFALNIGLSVAQGELFLQNATTRGKVLYLALEDRPRLINKRLWQILQSREDIDIDFICKPVLLDSQEQRDSLKALIEERDYKLVIIDPLIESYNAADENNANDMARVLRPIREIVQSTSCSCLVIHHTRKSEGISGEVIRGSSAILGAVDGAILLKEIRGQGKNISIETIIRDAESGELKEAELKGDLRWELKGKYPDIQKLTTNERIKNQLKSGKKGIRGISKSLGLEYEATKKALQTMVEEGVVIRLPQGKNRKAGNLYMLASQISQEKLPREKSNDSGKLYDKHELLGKLKVAVRNKRLRQRNSHSEHH
- a CDS encoding helix-turn-helix domain-containing protein — translated: MKVGKINKLRTQRDIIKIIGLVINNKLHPASLSKEEQTLIIEFLRYEENFTIAKIAALLGLHRDTVRSRLKKIDEAMRARLIARGFDPWTVISELFRVKAVVQSKAAQMADWGLIWKTEMDTMDKLLKIGLIKEHEPDEILNGEEAEEYAHAKFDKKTLMNKLKEMREA